From the Lathyrus oleraceus cultivar Zhongwan6 chromosome 4, CAAS_Psat_ZW6_1.0, whole genome shotgun sequence genome, one window contains:
- the LOC127138549 gene encoding zinc finger protein 2: MNNFHPNTSLHLINQPQNENIHHHHLNLDLVLEPSSSSSSSSPISSTEQRIFSCNYCQRKFYSSQALGGHQNAHKLERTLAKKSREITSAMQSYNELPEHPSNYNTTFAHGNSHLHNDHGQGGHFMRYGGRKEFSYGGNSNKEGVSSSWSRGYNTPSEHVQEDINQLDLSLRL, from the coding sequence ATGAATAATTTTCATCCTAATACTTCTCTTCACTTAATTAACCAACCACAAAATGAGaatattcatcatcatcatctgaaTCTAGATCTTGTTCTTGAACCATCTTCTTCATCGTCATCATCCTCACCTATAAGTTCAACGGAGCAAAGGATATTCTCATGCAACTACTGTCAGAGAAAGTTTTACAGTTCTCAAGCTTTGGGAGGACACCAAAATGCTCACAAACTTGAAAGGACACTTGCCAAGAAGAGTAGAGAGATAACTTCAGCCATGCAATCTTATAATGAATTACCAGAACACCCTTCAAACTACAACACTACTTTTGCCCATGGAAATTCTCATCTTCACAATGACCATGGACAAGGAGGTCATTTTATGAGGTATGGTGGAAGAAAAGAATTTAGTTATGGTGGTAATTCTAATAAGGAAGGTGTCAGTTCTTCTTGGTCAAGGGGTTATAACACTCCTTCTGAACATGTTCAGGAAGATATTAACCAACTTGACTTGTCCTTAAGGCTTTGA